GGGTGTCGGTGATGCGCAGCGCGGCATGCCCGGGGGCGCCGCGCACATGGCGTTCGATGGCCTGGCAGGCAGTGCAGAGTGTCATCCGTGGTGTTCCGTTCGATGGGCCACTGTAGCACGCATGCCGCGTGCGGGACGGCAAGACCCTCACCCCGCACTTTGCCCGCGATTCCGGAGGGATTCGGCGAAGTTCGTTGACACGGTGGGGGGTGACCTGTATAAGGGTGGATGCAGGATCAATCAAGCAGCAATCTCGAAGTCCAGGTGCTTGCCCACACGGCGCCACTTTTTCTCCAAGTTACTTCCTTGATCGTCATGCCTCGCCGACGCTTTTGTCGGGCGAGAAACAATTATTGAGGAATCCAACATGGAAACCGGTACCGTCAAGTGGTTCAACGATTCGAAGGGTTTTGGCTTCATTACGCCTGATGCAGGCGGCAATGACCTGTTCGCGCACTTCTCCGAAATTCAAGGCAGCGGCTTCAAGTCGCTGGCAGAAGGCCAGAAGGTGCGTTACGTCGCCGGCGTCGGCCAGAAGGGCCCGGCCGCGACCAAGATCGAGCCGATCTGAATTGCACCGCACCCATTAAGCTGAGCGCCACGGCGCCAGTTCGATGAGAAAAAGCTCCGCCACGTGAACTGACCCCAAAAAGTTGGACAGTGATTGGCTAGGCTTGAGAGGGCTGAGTCCTGTACTTCACGGGACTCAGCCCTTTTAGTTTGAGTTTGATGCGGTCGTGATTGTAGTAGTGAATGTATTGGGCCAGGCCTTGCTGTAGTTTCTCGACGCTGGCGAATTTGTTCAGGTAGAAGAATTCGGACTTCAGGGTGCCGAAGAAGCTTTCCATGGCGGCGTTGTCCAGACAATTGCCCTTGCGCGACATGCTGGGACGGACGCTGCGCTTTTTGAGCATTCGCTGATAGGCCGGCATCTGATACTGCCAGCCCTGATCGGAATGCAGTACGGGTCGATCCTTCGGGCCGAGGCGGCGGAACGCCTTCTTCAGCATATTCCTCACCATCTCAAAGGCGGGCCTGCGGGCAGTCTCGTAGGCGATGATCTCGCCGTTGTACAGGTCCAGCACCGGGGAAAGGTAGAGCTTCTCGCCGGCCACGTTGAACTCGGTCACGTCGGTTACCCACTTCCGATTCGCGCGTTTGGCGTGGAATCGCCGTTGCAGAACGTTGGGCGCGACACGACCCACCATGCCCTTGTAGGATCGGTATTTCTTCGGCCGGACCAACGACTTCAATCCCATCTCGTGCATGAGCCGCTGAACCGTCTTGTGGTTGACGACCGTACCGGTTTGCCGGATCGCCGCTGTGATGCGGCGGTAGCCATAACGACCCATGTGTCGGGCGAAGAGTTCGCGAATGCGCGTTTTCAGCTCCGCATACTTGTCCTGCGCCTGGAGCACTGCCTGCTGGTAGTAGAAGGTGCTGCGCGCCAGCCCCGCCACCCTCAGCAAACCGGACAATGGGTACTGCTGCCTCAGCTCAAGCACTATTTGCGCCTTTTGGGTTGCGCAGATGTCTTGCTCGCTTGAACCAAGGCTTCGAGCTTTTTTAGGTACGCGTTCTCCATGCGCAGGTAGTTCAACTCTTCAAGGAGTTCCTCGCGTGTGCGCGTACGGTCGTCTGAAGACCGCGATGGCTTTGTCTTGGGAGTCCGTTGTGGCATCTTGCTGGGCCGCCGCCCCTTAGGCCGAGGCGTCAGAGCTTCTAAACCCCCAGCATCATACTGGCGTTCCCACACACCAATGGCGCCGATATTGCGAATGTCGTACAGTGCCGCCACTTCCCGATGCGACAAGCCTTGGCGGCGCATCCGCTCAAGCACCGAGAGCTTGAACTCGGCGCTGTAGGTCTTGTACCTGCGCCTCAGGCTGGCTTCACCGTGCAGCCGATAGGCTGCCACCCAGCGTCGCACCGTCCCGTCGTCTATTCCATGGCGCTTGGCAAGCGCACCAGCTCCTACCTGCCCGCGCAGATATTCCTTGATGACCGACAGTCTGAACTGCTCGGTGTACCTATACATGAAAACACCCCAAAAGTTGGTGTCCAACTTTTGGGGTGCAGTTCACACGGCGGAGCTTTTTTATTCTGGCCGGCAGGATGACTGCCGATGGCGAAATAAAGCCACTGCGCGGCCGTCAACAGGCGTAGAGTGGGGGCACAAGACCACCATCCCGCGGAGACTGCCATGGATATCTATCCAGCTGCGACTTACAAGGGGTATGACCTTTACCCCCTGGTGTACAAGCACGCCATCACGCGCGTGTGGCCGGAACCGCGACCGGACCGCTCGTTCGATGCGGCGGTGGTGATCTGCCTCGAAGGCGAGTCGCCGGATGGCGCGCAGGCGCGCACGTTCCGCCTGGAAGCCACGCCGTGGGACAACGTCGGCGGCGCACGCCGTGGTGCGTTGCGCTATGCCGAGGCCATCATCAACGGCGCGGTGCCAGGGCTTTCGCTATCATCGTCCGGCTTGCCGGCATCCTGAGCAGCCCAGGCGCCGGTCCTGGATGCCTTACCCCATCAACGCGGCACGATGCCGCATGGAGCCGTCGTGAGCGACAGCAGCCCCAGCCGCAGTCCCGGCAACAATGTTCCCGGCAGCACGCCCTTTGCCAGCTACAAGGGTTTTGACCTGTACCCGCTGGTTTACCGCCACCGGCCTCAGCAGGCCTGGCCGCGCACCAGGCCCGACACCAGTTTCCTGGCTTCCATCGTGATTTGTCGCGAGGGCTATCGCCCGGGCGAAGACCATGCGCGCGTGTTTCCCGTGGGCCAGTCGCGCTGGGAGAACATCGGCTCGGCGCGCCGCGGCGCGCTGCAGTTCGGCGAGGACATCATCAACGGGCTGGTTGCCGGCGAATCGGTGGCGTCGCTCTAGGCGTCGCTGCAGGCGCCGGTGTTTGCAGTGTGCCGGCCAGGCCGGCGCGTTGCGCAACCGGAGGCGCGCGGCCCAATCCGTCAGACTGCAAGGAGTCCGTTCATGGACATGCGTACGGGATCATCCGGTTTTCTGTGCACGTTGCCCGGCGAGGGCAAAGGCATCACCTAT
The sequence above is a segment of the Cupriavidus sp. MP-37 genome. Coding sequences within it:
- a CDS encoding cold-shock protein produces the protein METGTVKWFNDSKGFGFITPDAGGNDLFAHFSEIQGSGFKSLAEGQKVRYVAGVGQKGPAATKIEPI
- a CDS encoding IS3 family transposase (programmed frameshift) codes for the protein MYRYTEQFRLSVIKEYLRGQVGAGALAKRHGIDDGTVRRWVAAYRLHGEASLRRRYKTYSAEFKLSVLERMRRQGLSHREVAALYDIRNIGAIGVWERQYDAGGLEALTPRPKGRRPSKMPQRTPKTKPSRSSDDRTRTREELLEELNYLRMENAYLKKLEGLGSSEQDICATQKAQIVLELRQQYPLSGLLRVAGLARSTFYYQQAVLQAQDKYAELKTRIRELFARHMGRYGYRRITAAIRQTGTVVNHKTVQRLMHEMGLKSLVRPKKYRSYKGMVGRVAPNVLQRRFHAKRANRKWVTDVTEFNVAGEKLYLSPVLDLYNGEIIAYETARRPAFEMVRNMLKKAFRRLGPKDRPVLHSDQGWQYQMPAYQRMLKKRSVRPSMSRKGNCLDNAAMESFFGTLKSEFFYLNKFASVEKLQQGLAQYIHYYNHDRIKLKLKGLSPVKYRTQPSQA